A single window of Acidobacteriota bacterium DNA harbors:
- a CDS encoding NUDIX hydrolase, whose amino-acid sequence KPLGDFRVFKVRKDVTRSARSGQPHDFFVLECSDWANVIALTDSREVVLVRQFRAGTRSVTLEIPGGSVEKGETAAAAVRRELREETGYAARAWKRIGVVHPNPAIQGNRCFTYLATGCRSVGDLMPDEGEDLAVELVPLRKIPGLIRKGRITHSLVIAAFHFLSLR is encoded by the coding sequence CGAAGCCGCTCGGCGATTTCCGCGTCTTCAAGGTTCGGAAGGACGTGACCCGGTCGGCGCGCTCGGGCCAGCCCCACGACTTCTTCGTCCTCGAGTGCTCCGACTGGGCGAACGTCATCGCGCTCACCGATTCTCGTGAAGTCGTCCTCGTCCGGCAGTTTCGCGCCGGGACTCGCTCGGTCACGCTCGAGATCCCGGGCGGGAGCGTCGAGAAGGGGGAGACCGCGGCCGCGGCCGTCCGCCGCGAGCTGCGCGAGGAGACGGGCTACGCGGCGCGAGCGTGGAAGCGCATCGGCGTCGTCCACCCGAACCCCGCGATCCAGGGGAACCGCTGCTTCACGTACCTCGCGACGGGCTGCCGCAGCGTCGGCGACCTCATGCCGGACGAGGGCGAGGACCTCGCGGTGGAGCTCGTCCCGCTGCGGAAGATCCCGGGCCTCATCCGGAAGGGCCGCATCACGCACTCACTGGTGATCGCGGCGTTTCACTTTCTTTCCCTTCGCTGA